One window from the genome of Lachancea thermotolerans CBS 6340 chromosome B complete sequence encodes:
- the HCR1 gene encoding translation initiation factor eIF3 core subunit j (similar to uniprot|Q05775 Saccharomyces cerevisiae YLR192C HCR1 Dual function protein involved in translation initiation as a substoichiometric component of eukaryotic translation initiation factor 3 (eIF3) and required for processing of 20S pre-rRNA binds to eIF3 subunits Rpg1p and Prt1p and 18S rRNA) yields the protein MSWDDEDFDLPSSAKNEPVLASWDDEFAETNDDDDAVLESWDAEPAAASAKKPTAPAKKPAAKKDKKDAAASKPLLEIDTLDESTRRELLRKAEVDSDLNNAADLFGGLGVAEEHPRARALRKQQEEEALTRPAALTKDTPLDTHPLFQAESKKEYQELRKALAAAITPLNERSALNYSSGLAIDLIRDVANPMSTESIRQTIATLNVLMKDKERQERLARLAKVKGGTATGGAGKKKAKATRANLGGAFKKDQEFDLETPAFDDFGEDDFM from the coding sequence ATGTCCTGGGACGACGAAGACTTTGACTTACCCTCTTCCGCGAAAAACGAGCCTGTTCTGGCGTCTTGGGACGACGAGTTCGCCGAGAccaacgacgacgacgacgccGTGCTGGAGTCGTGGGACGCCGAGCCCGCGGCGGCGTCGGCCAAGAAGCCCACCGCGCccgccaagaagcccgcggccaagaaggacaagaaggacgCGGCCGCTAGCAAGCCGCTGCTGGAGATCGACACGCTCGACGAGAGCACTCGCCGCGAGCTGCTGCGCAAGGCCGAGGTCGACTCGGACCTGAATAACGCCGCAGACCTCTTCGGCGGGCTCGGCGTCGCCGAAGAGCACccccgcgcgcgcgcgctgcgcaaGCAGCAGGAGGAAGAGGCCCTGACTCGCCCCGCCGCGCTCACCAAAGACACCCCGCTCGACACCCACCCACTGTTCCAGGCCGAGTCCAAAAAGGAGTACCAGGAGCTGCGCAAGGCGCTCGCCGCGGCCATCACCCCGCTCAACGAGCGCTCCGCGCTCAACTACTCCTCTGGCCTCGCCATCGACCTGATTCGCGACGTCGCCAACCCCATGTCCACCGAGTCCATCCGCCAGACCATCGCCACGCTCAACGTTCTCATGAAGGACAAGGAGCGCCAGGAGAGACTGGCCCGTCTGGCCAAGGTCAAGGGAGGCACCGCCACAGGCGGTGCcggcaagaagaaggccaaggcTACGAGGGCCAACCTTGGCGGAgccttcaagaaggaccaGGAGTTCGACCTGGAAACCCCAGCCTTCGACGACTTCGGCGAGGACGACTTCATGTAG
- the GLT1 gene encoding glutamate synthase (NADH) (highly similar to uniprot|Q12680 Saccharomyces cerevisiae YDL171C GLT1 NAD()-dependent glutamate synthase (GOGAT) synthesizes glutamate from glutamine and alpha-ketoglutarate with Gln1p forms the secondary pathway for glutamate biosynthesis from ammonia expression regulated by nitrogen source), translated as MLRSDEFDPLQEAYDGGMPLDTRRMHSDDSDINGFGASSKDSQFWADAIPGKQGLYDPEYERDACGVGFVANIKGAQSHKIVSDARYLLCNMTHRGAVSSGGNGDGAGILVGIPHEFMKREFRLDSGIEIPAAGQYATGNFFFKKDAPETLEASKRTFESLAESLGLLVLGWRSVPRDSSILGAVALSREPAIFQPLVVLQEAHHEQQPISAQDFREKFDVKFQTQLYILRKQASSAIGLQNWFYACSLNPRTIVYKGQLTPTQVYQYYHDLTNAHFESHMALVHSRFSTNTFPSWDRAQPLRWIAHNGEINTLRGNKNWMRAREGVMASETFGEQLDKLYPIIEEGGSDSAALDNVLELLVINGALSLPEAIMMMVPEAYHKDMDSNLKAWFDWSACLMEPWDGPALLTFTDGRYCGAMLDRNGLRPCRYYITSDDRVICASEVGVIPVDNSLVVQKGKLKPGDMLLVDTDLGEMVDTKKLKSTFSKKRDYKSWLSKLIKLEDLLVKTQKYIPDSFLSDRHASLKAQQDPRLLAMGYTFEQVSMVLIPMALGSKEALGSMGNDAPLACLNENPVLIYDYFRQLFAQVTNPPIDPIREANVMSLECYVGPQGNLLEVHPSQCDRLLLHSPILQWREFEAIKNIEKAHPAWSVADIDITFEKSQGLLGYTSTIERITHQASEAIEQGKRIIMISDRRMGPDRVPLSSLIAVGAIHHHLIRNKQRSQVALILETGEAREVHHFCVLLGYGCDGIFPYLAMETLVRMNQEDLVRNVENDDIDIDDTTLLENYKHAIDGGILKVMSKMGISTLASYKGAQIFEALGVDNTVVDLCFAGTASRIQGVTFEYIAQDAFSMHERGFPSRFTISKSVNLPESGEYHWRDGGAKHINDPTAIASLQDSVRNKNSNAWEMYVKKEMESIRDCTLRGLLELDFENSESIPLEQVEPWTEIARRFATGAMSYGSISMEAHSTLAVAMNRLGAKSNCGEGGEDAERSIVHSNGDTMRSAIKQVASARFGVTSHYLSDADEIQIKIAQGAKPGEGGELPAHKVSPDIAKTRHSTPYVGLISPPPHHDIYSIEDLKQLIYDLKCSNPRAGISVKLVSEVGVGIVASGVAKAKADHILVSGHDGGTGASRWTGIKYAGLPWELGLAETHQTLVLNDLRRNVVVQTDGQLRTGFDIAVAVLLGAESFTLATVPLIAMGCIMLRKCHLNACAVGIATQDPLLREKFKGQPEHVINFFYYLIQDLRKIMAKLGFRTIDEMVGHSEKLRKRENVNTKAINIDLSPILTPAHVIRPGVATKFTKKQDHRLHTRLDNKLIDEAEITLDRGLPVNIDATIINTDRALGSTLSYRISKKFGEEGLPQDTVVVNIEGSAGQSFGAFLASGITFILDGDANDYVGKGLSGGRLIIRPPPDSRFKSDENVILGNTCFYGATSGTAFISGVAGERFCVRNSGATIVVEKIKGNNAFEYMTGGRAVVLSQMESLNAFSGATGGIAYCLTSDYDDFVGKINTESVELQGLIDPVEIAFVKNLIQEHYNYTKSELAARILGNFNHYLKNFVKVIPTDYKKVLEKDAEEKAKLKQKNTANFLKKFNSGTDLKSDVTNGEVDAIREAKKKAVRNISHKATLAEPKVQDLEDAVNDIEQLEKNGEKIQKTRGFMLYKLRHEKYRHASARTKDWKELSACVTKKDAKYQTARCMDCGVPFCTSDTGCPISNVIPKFNELVFKNQWKLALDKLLETNNFPEFTGRVCPAPCQGSCTLGIIDDPVGIKSIERLIIDNGFKEGWIQPCPPEVRTGRNIAIIGSGPAGLACADQLNRAGHSVTVYERADRCGGLLMYGIPNMKLDKKIVQRRVDLMAAEGVEFVTSVEIGKDITVEQLKAQNDAVVYAIGSTIPRDLRIPGRDLKNIDFAMSLLTANTKALLSKDLETIRQQISGKKVIVIGGGDTGNDCLGTSVRHGAASVINFELLPQPPNERASDNPWPQWPRVMRVDYGHAEVKAHYGRDPREYCILSKEFIGNEEGEVKAIRTVRVEWKRSESGVWQMVEVPGSEEIYEADVVLLSMGFVGPELFEDPSVVKTKRGTINTVSDASYSVDDGKVFAAGDCRRGQSLIVWAIQEGRKCATSVDSFLMGSTSLPGNGGIVKRDYRLLEELASTVEA; from the coding sequence ATGCTGCGCTCGGACGAGTTTGATCCGCTGCAAGAGGCATATGATGGAGGCATGCCCCTAGACACAAGGCGTATGCACAGTGACGATAGCGACATCAACGGGTTTGGTGCTTCTTCTAAAGATTCACAGTTCTGGGCAGATGCCATCCCCGGCAAGCAGGGGCTTTATGACCCTGAATACGAGCGCGATGCGTGTGGTGTGGGTTTCGTGGCCAACATTAAAGGTGCGCAATCTCACAAAATCGTCTCTGATGCCCGCTACTTGCTTTGCAATATGACACACAGAGGTGCCGTGTCCTCCGGTGGAAATGGTGACGGAGCTGGTATCCTCGTAGGCATCCCACACGAGTTCATGAAGCGTGAATTCAGGCTCGACAGCGGCATCGAAATACCCGCCGCTGGTCAGTACGCTACCGgtaacttttttttcaagaaagatgCACCCGAGACCCTCGAAGCATCCAAGCGCACTTTTGAGAGCCTTGCTGAGTCACTAGGGCTCTTGGTTCTTGGATGGCGTTCTGTCCCAAGAGACTCTTCGATTCTCGGCGCGGTCGCTTTGTCGAGAGAGCCAGCTATTTTTCAGCCCCTTGTCGTACTACAAGAAGCTCACCACGAGCAACAGCCTATCTCTGCTCAAGACTTCAGAGAGAAATTCGATGTCAAATTCCAGACGCAGCTGTACATCCTGCGGAAGCAAGCATCATCAGCTATTGGCCTACAAAACTGGTTTTACGCGTGTTCGCTGAACCCTAGAACCATCGTATACAAGGGTCAGCTAACCCCAACCCAAGTGTACCAATATTATCATGATCTAACTAATGCACACTTTGAGTCCCATATGGCTTTGGTTCACTCGCGTTTTTCCACGAACacttttccttcttgggACAGAGCACAGCCTCTAAGATGGATTGCACACAACGGTGAAATCAACACCCTGCGCGGCAACAAAAACTGGATGCGTGCTCGTGAAGGTGTTATGGCTTCTGAGACTTTTGGAGAGCAACTTGACAAGCTATACCCAATTATCGAGGAAGGAGGCTCCGACTCTGCCGCTCTGGACAACGTGCTGGAACTTTTGGTTATTAACGGTGCGTTGTCACTGCCAGAGGCTATAATGATGATGGTTCCTGAAGCTTACCACAAAGATATGGATTCCAACTTAAAAGCATGGTTCGATTGGAGTGCGTGCTTAATGGAGCCATGGGATGGTCCAGCACTGTTGACTTTTACTGACGGACGTTACTGTGGTGCTATGCTAGACAGAAATGGTCTAAGACCATGCCGTTACTACATCACCTCTGATGACCGCGTCATTTGCGCGTCCGAGGTTGGTGTGATTCCTGTTGATAACTCATTGgttgttcaaaaaggtaAGTTGAAGCCAGGCGACATGTTGTTGGTGGACACCGACTTGGGGGAGATGGTTGacaccaaaaagttgaaatccactttctcgaagaagcgTGACTACAAGTCTTGGCTATCAAAATTAATCAAGCTTGAGGATCTGCTTGTGAAGACCCAAAAATACATCCCAGATTCGTTCCTGAGCGACCGCCACGCATCTCTGAAAGCTCAGCAGGATCCTAGACTTCTGGCAATGGGCTACACATTCGAACAAGTTTCGATGGTCCTGATTCCTATGGCTCTTGGAAGCAAGGAAGCATTGGGCTCCATGGGTAACGACGCTCCACTGGCTTGCTTGAATGAAAATCCAGTTTTGATCTATGACTATTTCAGACAGCTGTTTGCGCAAGTTACAAACCCTCCTATTGATCCTATTCGTGAAGCTAACGTGATGTCGTTGGAATGCTACGTTGGTCCACAAGGCAATCTTTTGGAGGTTCATCCTTCTCAGTGTGACAGGCTACTTCTCCATTCTCCTATCTTGCAATGGAGAGAGTTTGAAGCTATAAAGAATATAGAGAAAGCGCACCCAGCGTGGTCTGTTGCTGACATTGACATTACTTTTGAGAAGTCGCAAGGATTGCTAGGCTACACTTCTACGATTGAACGCATTACGCACCAAGCTTCTGAGGCCATTGAGCAAGGGAAGCGTATTATTATGATCTCTGACAGGAGAATGGGCCCGGACCGGGTGCCGCTATCGTCTCTAATTGCAGTTGGTGCAATTCATCACCATTTGATTAGAAATAAGCAACGTTCGCAGGTTGCGTTGATATTGGAAACTGGTGAAGCCAGAGAAGTTCACCACTTCTGTGTGCTTTTGGGCTACGGTTGTGATGGTATCTTCCCATACCTGGCAATGGAAACATTGGTCAGAATGAACCAAGAGGATTTGGTTCGCAATGTCGAAAACGACGATATCGATATCGACGACACAacgcttttggaaaactaCAAGCATGCCATCGATGGTGGTATTTTGAAGGTTATGTCTAAAATGGGTATTTCAACATTGGCTTCTTATAAGGGTGCTCAGATCTTTGAGGCACTAGGTGTGGACAACACAGTCGTTGATTTGTGTTTCGCTGGTACTGCCTCTCGTATTCAGGGTGTGACTTTTGAGTACATTGCGCAGGATGCGTTCTCCATGCACGAGCGTGGATTCCCAAGCAGATTCACCATTAGTAAATCTGTCAACTTGCCTGAAAGCGGTGAATACCACTGGAGAGACGGCGGTGCAAAACACATAAATGACCCTACGGCAATTGCCTCATTGCAGGACTCCGTCAGAAACAAGAATTCAAACGCTTGGGAAATGTAcgtgaagaaagagatgGAATCTATCAGAGACTGTACCTTAAGAGGTCTGTTAGAGCTTGACTTCGAAAACTCAGAGAGTATCCCTCTAGAGCAAGTTGAACCCTGGACCGAGATCGCTAGAAGGTTTGCTACTGGTGCTATGTCTTACGGTTCGATCTCTATGGAAGCGCATTCTACGCTTGCCGTTGCCATGAACAGACTAGGTGCTAAATCCAATTGTGGTGAAGGTGGTGAAGACGCCGAACGCTCTATCGTTCATTCGAATGGTGACACTATGAGATCAGCTATTAAGCAAGTGGCCTCCGCTAGATTTGGTGTAACATCCCACTACTTGTCTGATGCGGATGAAattcaaatcaaaattgctCAAGGTGCCAAGCCTGGTGAGGGTGGTGAACTACCAGCTCACAAGGTTTCTCCAGACATTGCTAAGACAAGACACTCAACACCTTACGTTGGGTTGATTTCTCCCCCACCTCATCACGATATTTACTCTATCGAGGATTTGAAACAGCTGATTTATGACTTGAAATGCTCTAACCCAAGAGCAGGAATTTCTGTCAAGCTTGTTTCTGAGGTTGGTGTTGGTATCGTCGCTTCAGGTGTTGCCAAGGCCAAGGCAGACCACATTTTGGTTTCAGGACACGACGGTGGTACTGGTGCCTCTAGATGGACTGGTATCAAATACGCTGGTCTACCATGGGAGTTGGGTCTAGCCGAGACTCACCAAACCTTAGTATTGAATGACTTGAGACGCAATGTTGTGGTTCAGACGGACGGTCAACTTAGAACCGGTTTTGATATCGCAGTCGCAGTCCTACTGGGTGCTGAATCTTTCACGCTGGCAACTGTGCCATTGATAGCCATGGGATGTATCATGCTGAGAAAATGTCACCTGAACGCATGCGCTGTTGGTATTGCTACGCAAGACCCTCTTCTGAgagagaagttcaaaggTCAGCCCGAGCACGttatcaacttcttctACTATTTGATCCAAGATTTGCGTAAAATCATGGCCAAGCTTGGTTTCCGTACCATTGATGAGATGGTAGGACACTCCGAGAAActaagaaaaagagaaaacgtGAACACCAAGGCTATCAACATCGATCTGTCTCCAATCTTGACACCTGCTCACGTCATTCGTCCTGGCGTCGCTACCAAGTTcaccaagaagcaagaCCACAGACTTCACACGCGTCTAGACAACAAGCTGAttgatgaagctgaaatTACTTTAGACCGTGGTCTACCCGTCAACATTGACGCAACTATTATCAACACCGACCGTGCTTTGGGCTCAACTTTATCCTACAGAATTTCGAAAAAGTTCGGTGAGGAAGGTTTGCCACAAGACACTGTTGTGGTTAATATCGAGGGGTCTGCAGGCCAGTCATTTGGTGCATTTTTGGCTTCTGGTATCACTTTTATTCTGGATGGTGATGCTAACGATTACGTCGGGAAGGGTCTATCAGGAGGTAGGTTGATTATCAGACCTCCACCCGACTCAAGATTCAAGAGCGACGAAAACGTTATTCTTGGTAACACATGTTTCTACGGTGCAACGTCCGGTACCGCATTCATTTCTGGTGTCGCGGGTGAACGTTTCTGTGTTCGTAACTCGGGTGCAACCATTGTGGTGGAGAAAATCAAGGGTAACAACGCCTTCGAATACATGACCGGTGGTCGTGCCGTTGTCCTTTCTCAAATGGAGTCCCTGAATGCTTTTTCAGGTGCCACGGGTGGTATTGCCTACTGTTTGACCTCTGACTACGACGACTTTGTGGGGAAGATCAATACCGAGAGCGTTGAGCTTCAAGGTTTGATTGACCCAGTTGAAATTGCCTTCgtgaagaacttgattCAAGAGCACTACAACTACACAAAATCCGAGCTTGCTGCAAGGATCTTGGGCAACTTTAACCACtacttgaagaacttcgTTAAAGTCATTCCAACTGACTACAAGaaagttttggaaaaggaTGCCGAGGAGAAGGCCAAGTTGAAGCAGAAAAACACTGccaatttcttgaagaagtttaaCTCAGGGACTGACCTCAAATCAGATGTCACAAATGGTGAGGTCGATGCAATCAGAGAAGctaagaagaaggctgtCAGGAACATCAGTCATAAGGCTACTTTGGCTGAGCCTAAGGTTCAAGACCTGGAGGATGCGGTGAATGATATTGAGCAGTTGGAGAAGAATGGCGAAAAAATCCAAAAGACTCGTGGTTTCATGCTGTACAAGCTGCGCCACGAGAAATATCGCCATGCTTCTGCTAGAACCAAAGACTGGAAAGAGCTTTCCGCATGTGTAACCAAGAAAGACGCCAAGTACCAAACTGCGAGATGTATGGACTGTGGTGTTCCCTTCTGTACTTCCGATACAGGTTGCCCAATCTCCAACGTGATTCCAAAGTTCAATGAGttggtcttcaaaaaccaatGGAAGTTGGCCTTGGATAAACTTTTGGAAACCAACAACTTCCCAGAGTTTACCGGAAGAGTTTGCCCAGCGCCTTGCCAGGGTTCCTGTACTCTTGGTATTATTGACGACCCTGTTGGTATCAAGTCCATTGAGAGACTGATTATCGATAACGGTTTCAAGGAGGGGTGGATCCAGCCTTGCCCACCAGAGGTTCGTACCGGACGCAACATTGCGATTATCGGTTCGGGCCCTGCTGGTTTGGCGTGTGCTGACCAGTTAAACAGAGCCGGTCACTCGGTCACTGTTTATGAAAGAGCTGACCGTTGCGGTGGTCTCTTGATGTACGGTATCCCCAACATGAAGCTGGACAAGAAGATTGTTCAACGTCGTGTTGACCTGATGGCAGCTGAAGGTGTTGAGTTTGTCACTAGCGTTGAGATTGGCAAAGACATCACAGTTGAACAGCTGAAGGCGCAGAACGACGCAGTTGTCTACGCAATCGGTTCTACTATCCCTAGAGACCTGAGAATCCCAGGCCGTGACCTCAAGAACATTGACTTCGCTATGTCGTTGCTTACCGCCAATACCAAGGCTTTGTTGAGCAAAGACCTAGAGACGATTCGTCAGCAAATCAGCGGCAAGAAGGTGATTGTCATTGGTGGAGGTGACACTGGTAACGACTGTTTGGGTACTTCCGTGAGACACGGTGCTGCTTCAGTTATCAACTTTGAATTGCTGCCACAGCCACCCAACGAACGTGCTAGCGACAACCCTTGGCCACAATGGCCCCGTGTGATGAGAGTTGACTACGGCCATGCCGAGGTCAAGGCTCACTACGGAAGAGACCCACGTGAGTACTGTATCTTGTCGAAGGAGTTTATCGGCAACGAAGAGGGCGAAGTGAAAGCCATCAGAACCGTGCGTGTGGAGTGGAAGAGATCTGAATCGGGTGTGTGGCAGATGGTGGAAGTACCAGGCAGCGAAGAGATCTACGAGGCCGATGTTGTCTTGCTGTCAATGGGTTTTGTCGGACCTGAGCTGTTCGAAGACCCTAGCGTGGTGAAGACCAAGAGAGGCACCATCAACACCGTGTCGGACGCCTCCTACTCGGTGGACGACGGCAAGGTGTTTGCTGCCGGTGACTGCAGACGCGGACAGTCGCTGATTGTGTGGGCCATCCAGGAGGGCAGAAAGTGCGCCACTTCTGTCGACAGTTTCCTGATGGGATCCACGAGTTTGCCAGGCAACGGCGGTATCGTCAAGCGTGACTACCGTCTTCTGGAGGAGCTTGCATCCACAGTCGAAGCCTGA
- a CDS encoding KLTH0B04796p (conserved hypothetical protein), with the protein MLRSTASHALRIPSRLVATPAVYSSASRVCALHSSARVPKSLGEKVRSTLSDLNKKVGEAAASGIDKAQEASHTVEEKSHTAAEATKHGLEQLNKKTGQAAASGIDKAQNMAQEAGEKAQELKKRDLTQEAKGKAQELKDSDLAQEAKDKAQDLKEGAQEKAGEAKGKAQELKHEGKGKAQELKHEAKGKAHEGAAKAKETAREYKD; encoded by the coding sequence ATGCTAAGAAGCACCGCATCGCACGCTCTAAGAATCCCCTCCAGACTGGTGGCCACCCCAGCCGTGTACTCGTCCGCTTCGCGGGTGTGCGCGCTGCacagcagcgcgcgcgTGCCAAAGTCGCTGGGCGAGAAGGTACGCAGCACGCTGAGCGACCTGAACAAGAAGGTCGGAGAGGCAGCTGCCAGCGGGATCGACAAGGCGCAGGAGGCGTCGCACACGGTTGAGGAAAAGAGCCACACGGCTGCAGAGGCCACTAAGCACGGtctcgagcagctcaacaagaagaccGGACAGGCCGCCGCCAGCGGGATCGACAAGGCGCAGAACATGGCACAGGAAGCCGGCGAGAAGGCGCaggagctgaagaagcgcgACCTGACGCAGGAGGCCAAGGGCAAGGCGCAGGAACTGAAGGACAGCGACTTGGCCCAGGAAGCAAAGGACAAGGCGCAGGACCTGAAGGAGGGCGCGCAAGAGAAGGCCGGCGAGGCCAAGGGTAAGGCCCAGGAGCTCAAACACGAGGGCAAGGGCAAGGCTCAGGAGCTGAAGCACGAGGCCAAGGGTAAGGCGCACGAGGGTGCGGCCAAGGCCAAGGAAACGGCGCGCGAGTACAAGGACTAA
- the PAR32 gene encoding Par32p (some similarities with uniprot|Q6Q543 Saccharomyces cerevisiae YDL173W Hypothetical ORF): MGSSFNISTGRGGAGNMVVSSEKPSPKIIPQGSQTPNILQPVFSTGRGGAGNMYKNVDTKLTRKAQDVDEISIAPEDDVIKAVESPLSLDQGRSAHSGDAQKGGLRPKKSRSEHPQTVSIGRGGAGNILSPSNSRKSERGSKKSGKSGKQSKPGLWSKVKGFFA, encoded by the coding sequence ATGGGCAGCAGCTTTAACATCTCCACggggcgcggcggcgcgggcAATATGGTAGTCTCGTCCGAAAAACCCTCGCCCAAAATCATACCCCAGGGTTCGCAGACCCCGAACATCCTGCAGCCCGTGTTCAGCACaggccgcggcggcgcgggcAATATGTACAAAAACGTCGACACCAAGCTGACGCGCAAGGCGCAGGACGTGGACGAAATATCAATCGCACCTGAGGACGACGTGATCAAGGCCGTGGAATCTCCGCTGAGCCTCGACCAGGGCCGCTCCGCGCACTCGGGTGACGCGCAGAAGGGCGGTCTGCGGCCCAAAAAAAGCAGGTCAGAGCATCCGCAGACCGTCAGCATCGGCAGAGGAGGTGCCGGCAACATACTCTCGCCGTCCAACAGCCGGAAATCTGAGCGTGGCTCCAAGAAGTCCGGCAAGTCAGGCAAGCAGTCCAAGCCCGGGCTGTGGTCAAAGGTCAAGGGTTTTTTCGCATAG
- the DLD1 gene encoding D-lactate dehydrogenase (similar to uniprot|P32891 Saccharomyces cerevisiae YDL174C DLD1 D-lactate dehydrogenase oxidizes D-lactate to pyruvate transcription is heme-dependent repressed by glucose and derepressed in ethanol or lactate located in the mitochondrial inner membrane) — MWRTGFSRSSQAWRRACTQYGRRWQSSKAWGSGASHRFAQRNSRMARVSVLAAGMAAVAGAGAASWNASVQNDEFSSTTRLDELQSPQYCHDADKFAEAVEKLKKLLNNDEECFSVSKSDLDAHSDTYFNTHHATPEQRPRIVLYPHNTEEVSEVLKICHEYAIPVVPFSGGTSLEGHFLPTRIGCTVTLDLSKYMNKIKKLNKTDLDVEVQAGVPWEDLNDFLNEKGLLFGCDPGPGAQIGGCVANSCSGTKAYRYGTMKENVVNLTAVLADGTVIKTKRRPRKSSAGYNLNGLLIGSEGTLAVVTEATIKCHVRPAFENVAVGSFPTIADAAACTSRIIQEGIQLNAMELLDDNMMRIVNKSGATYKTDWIEAPTLFFKVGGRNKKIIAELIHEVDRIAQHHGCHKFEFAKDDDERLELWEARKVALWSVINDGKSRDPDVNVWTTDVAVPLSQFANVIGATKKDMDASGLQNAIVGHAGDGNFHTFLLYNDKEREKAGRLVDSMVKRAIDAEGTCTGEHGVGMGKRGYLLEELGDAPVDFMRRLKLAADPKRILNPDKIFKIDPEDKEGH, encoded by the coding sequence ATGTGGAGAACTGGTTTTAGCAGATCGTCACAAGCGTGGCGGCGCGCGTGCACGCAGTACGGACGGCGGTGGCAGTCGTCGAAGGCCTGGGGCAGTGGCGCAAGCCACCGATTCGCGCAGCGCAACAGCCGAATGGCACGCGTGAGTGTGTTGGCCGCGGGCATGGCCGCGGTAGCGGGTGCCGGGGCGGCGTCGTGGAACGCGTCTGTGCAGAACGACGAGTTTTCATCGACTACACGGCTAGACGAGTTGCAGTCTCCGCAATACTGCCACGACGCGGACAAGTTCGCAGAGGCCGtggagaagctgaagaagcttttgaacaacGACGAGGAGTGCTTCTCGGTGTCAAAGAGCGACCTAGATGCCCACTCGGACACGTACTTCAACACGCACCACGCGACCCCGGAGCAACGGCCCCGGATCGTGCTGTACCCTCACAACACAGAGGAGGTGTCGGAGGTGCTGAAGATCTGCCACGAGTACGCGATCCCCGTGGTGCCATTCTCGGGCGGGACGTCGCTTGAGGGCCACTTTCTGCCCACGCGGATCGGGTGCACGGTGACGTTGGACCTGTCGAAGTACAtgaacaaaatcaaaaagctgaacaaGACGGACCTGGACGTGGAGGTGCAGGCCGGCGTGCCCTGGGAAGACCTGAACGACTTCCTGAACGAGAAAGGTCTGCTCTTCGGGTGCGACCCGGGCCCCGGGGCGCAGATCGGCGGGTGCGTGGCCAACTCGTGCTCGGGCACCAAGGCGTACCGGTACGGGACTATGAAGGAAAACGTGGTGAACTTGACCGCGGTGCTCGCGGACGGGACCGTGATCAAGACCAAGCGGCGCCCACGCAAGTCCTCCGCCGGGTACAACCTGAACGGTCTGCTGATCGGGTCTGAGGGCACGCTGGCGGTGGTGACGGAGGCGACAATCAAGTGCCACGTCCGTCCTGCGTTCGAGAACGTGGCCGTGGGGTCGTTCCCTACCATCGCGGACGCTGCCGCGTGCACGTCGCGCATCATCCAGGAAGGCATCCAGCTAAACGCGATGGAGTTGCTGGACGACAACATGATGCGCATCGTGAACAAGAGCGGCGCGACGTACAAGACTGACTGGATCGAGGCACCTAcgctgttcttcaaggtgGGTGGTcgcaacaagaagatcatcGCCGAGCTGATCCACGAGGTGGACCGCATCGCGCAGCACCACGGATGTCACAAGTTCGAGTTCGCGAAGGACGACGACGAGCGCCTCGAGCTGTGGGAGGCGCGTAAGGTCGCGCTGTGGTCCGTGATCAACGATGGCAAGTCCCGCGACCCGGACGTCAACGTGTGGACCACCGACGTGGCCGTGCCGCTGTCGCAGTTCGCCAACGTCATTGGCGCGACCAAGAAGGACATGGACGCGAGCGGCCTGCAGAACGCGATCGTGGGCCACGCGGGCGACGGTAACTTCCACACCTTCCTGCTGTACAACGACAAGGAGCGCGAGAAGGCTGGCCGCCTCGTGGACAGCATGGTGAAGCGCGCCATCGACGCGGAGGGCACCTGCACGGGCGAGCACGGCGTGGGCATGGGCAAGCGTGGCTACCTGCTGGAGGAGCTGGGCGACGCGCCAGTCGACTTCATGCGCCGCCTGAAGCTGGCCGCAGACCCCAAGCGCATCCTGAACCCGGACAAGATATTCAAGATCGACCCGGAGGACAAGGAGGGCCACTAG